The following coding sequences lie in one Apium graveolens cultivar Ventura chromosome 1, ASM990537v1, whole genome shotgun sequence genomic window:
- the LOC141707117 gene encoding secreted RxLR effector protein 161-like produces MEECRSVSTPAEASIKLRIDSTRELVNPTLFKSLIGSLRYLTFTRPDNMYAVGMVSRYMEKPKQDHFMAAKRILRYIKGTLDQGLFYMHSQNSKLVGYSDSDYGGDLDDGKSTSGYVFHIGSAIFSWSSKKQPTVALSTCEAEYIAAATCACQAKWLGYILSELNLIKEDSVTIYVDKKSAISLAKNPLSHSRSKHINIKYHFIREQVNEKILKLMHCNTEENFADIFTKPLKPDVFYKIKEKLGMRSRV; encoded by the coding sequence ATGGAAGAGTGCAGGTCAGTGAGCACGCCAGCAGAAGCAAGCATAAAGCTCAGAATTGATTCAACAAGGGAGTTGGTAAATCCGACATTGTTCAAAAGTTTGATTggtagtctgaggtacctaactTTCACTCGTCCAGATAATATGTATGCAGTTGGAATGGTTAGTAGGTACATGGAAAAACCGAAGCAAGATCACTTCATGGCAGCTAAAAGGATTTTGAGGTACATAAAAGGTACACTTGATCAAGGTCTGTTTTACATGcattctcaaaattcaaaattagttGGCTACTCAGACAGTGACTATGGCGGTGACTTGGATGACGGGAAAAGCACTTCAGGCTATGTTTTTCATATCGGTTCAGCAATATTCTCGTGGTCATCAAAGAAGCAGCCAACAGTGGCACTTTCAACATGTGAAGCAGAATACATCGCAGCAGCAACATGTGCATGTCAGGCTAAGTGGTTAGGCTACATATTAAGCGAGTTAAATCTTATCAAGGAAGATTCGGTTACAATTTACGTGGATAAAAAATCCGCTATTTCTCTCGCGAAAAATCCATTGTCACACAGTCGAAGCAAGCACATCAACAttaaatatcattttattcgagaacaggtgaatgagaaaattttgaaGTTGATGCACTGCAACACAGAAGAAAATTTTGCAGATATTTTCACGAAGCCTTTGAAGCCGGATGTGTTTTATAAAATCAAAGAGAAACTCGGAATGCGAAGtcgagtttga